TCAACTCTATTACATgcaacaaaactaaataaactaaaaacaaacaaacaaaaaactaaactaaactaaaacaaaaaaaataaaaaattttaaaaaaactctaaatttgaaaatgaaattgtttgcttttcaagatagaCACACCTCCCAGGGGACACATTTAAGGGTCTCCCATAGCTACTCGTCCCACTCCACCAGGCGCTTCATCTTCTAAGGCAACAGAACCAGTGATGGGAGGGAGAAGGTGgtgaagagaggagacagaattACAAGGAAAGGATCCATGCAAGCAGGGGCTTGACACACTGTGAtcccctcctcacccctggcCAAAGCAGGTGAGCACCTGCAAGGCACTGCATCTCTGCAACAGCCTGAGCAGCTGCAGGTTAAAGATCAAGGCTTTTAATGCTTGCGTTCTCTCTTTCTGATGTTGTACTAAGAACGCCTTTCCTGATGTGACCGCTGACTTGGAGGACGTCCAGCTCTTGCCCAGAAAGCACCAATGAAATGGAAAACTGTGCAGTTGGTAATACTtatcacaaggaaaaaaaaaaatcaagcaagtaAATTGCTGAGCCTCGTGAATGTGCCTGGCTATATCCAAAAAGATCAAACTTTCTTAAAGATGCAGCTTGTTTGACAAGAGCTCTGGAGCCGACCCAGGCCAGGGTCCAGCGTGGTACAGCAGTGTCCCTGCCCTAAGAACCTTCGCAGGTTGCTTGGATCCCTCCAAGTGTCCGGCTTTCTGCAAGGCGCTAGGGCTCCTACCGTCTTCTTCAGACCCCAAACCTGCCTGTGTTCAGCGGATCTCTCTTCAGATAAGTCCGGACTCTAGATGATACTCAATGTTGAGGCAATCAAGCAGCTCCTTTTAAATAGCCCAAGATCTACATTTAGACAAAAACAGATCCCAGTTCCTGGTAAAGGCGTTTCTGCTCATCCTGTCACTGGTGACAGGAACGGAGGGAAACAgactgagggagagggagacaggggaggcagaggaaggacaagAGAGGGGGAGACTAGACGAGGGTGGAGACGTGAGGGAGGGGCGGAGACTGAAGACTGGGccaggaggggacaggggagggggatgagagagCGAGAGGCGGAGGGACCTGACGAATATCCGCGCCCCAGAGCGGCGCTCGCTTGGTGGTTCTAATTAAAGCGGCGCTCGGAACCCGGGGGACCCGCCTGACGTCGGCGGCCGCGGGGATAAGAAGCGCCCGAGGACAGCGGGACTCGAAGCAGTAGGGTCAGCGCTGTCCCCGTAGGAGCTGTGCGTCCTGTGTCCCTGCGCTGGACAACTAGGACTAGAGCTTAAGAAGTAGAGTCGGGACTGGGGGGACCAAGGAGCGCGGCAGGCGCAGGACCGACAGCGAGAGCTCGGGTGCCCGAGGGCAACGCGGGCTCCACGGCGTGGGCGCAGGTGCCTAAGGGCAGCGAGGGACCCACAGCTGGCAGGTGCCCCGGCCTCCCACGTCCAGGGCCGCCCATCTGCTCTGCGGCCGCGGACCTCCACAGCCCCCGCAGGAGGCCCGGCTTCACCTGTGGCCTCGCATCTCCAAGAGGTGTCCAAGACCCTGCGCGCGGTCCCCGCGGTGAAAGAAAGTTGTGAGGCGCGAGCTCCGCGTGCGGGAAACTTGGGTGCCGGCTGGTGGGGCGGCGGGTCCCAAGACCCGCTACGCAGACCACCAGGGCCATGCGCGTGTCCGGGCGCCCGCTGctcctggtgctgctgctgctgctgagcacgGTGGGGGACCGGGGATGCGCGCAGCCCCGGGGGCCTGCAGATCGGCAAACGCTGCTGAGGTTGCTAGTTGAGCTGGTCCAGGAGCTGAAGAAATTCCACACAGGAGACTCCAAGAGGCTGCAGCTTCTCGGAGAGTCCGAGTTTGCCCTGGGCCGCAGAGAGGCCACGGATTATGGGGCAGACCAAGAGGAGCAGAGAGTGGGTGAGTGTTCCTCGGTGTAGACCTAAAGTGCTTAGAGTGGGTGAAAATCCAGCTGTGTAGATTATATTATGAAACAGAGTAAGGGAGGGTTCTGGCGGCATAGATTTGAAAGGCAGAAAGTAAGTAGTGAGTGGCTGGCAGTGTAGACCTGTGGGGATAGGGTGTGGAAGGGGGGGCCTAGCAATGTGAGGAACAGAGTGGGTAAGTTTCCCACAGTGTCGACCACAAGGTACAGAA
This window of the Acomys russatus chromosome 1, mAcoRus1.1, whole genome shotgun sequence genome carries:
- the Alkal2 gene encoding ALK and LTK ligand 2 isoform X1 translates to MRVSGRPLLLVLLLLLSTVGDRGCAQPRGPADRQTLLRLLVELVQELKKFHTGDSKRLQLLGESEFALGRREATDYGADQEEQRVEIVPRDLRMKDKFLKHLTGPLYFSPKCSKHFHRLYHNTRDCTIPAYYKRCARLLTRLAVSPMCMER
- the Alkal2 gene encoding ALK and LTK ligand 2 isoform X2, yielding MRVSGRPLLLVLLLLLSTVGDRGCAQPRGPADRQTLLRLLVELVQELKKFHTGDSKRLQLLGESEFALGRREATDYGADQEEQRVGPLYFSPKCSKHFHRLYHNTRDCTIPAYYKRCARLLTRLAVSPMCMER